The window CAGTACGAGAGATCAGCATTGGAACTGGTGATAAAACAATAACCATAGGTGGGGATGAAGTACTATATCGTTATGAGCTAACCTACTACAACCCTACAGCATTAGTAATTGATATCGCAGACAACTTAAGCGATGCAGAATTCACTGAAAGGGTTAAAACAATCGAAGAAACTGAATTTGAAAGGATAGGTGAAACACTGACTTTAGACGCTATAGCTTTGCGGAATGCGTCAAAAAATCCTGCAAAATTTGCCGATGCAGCAGCTAAACTCAAAACAACTAAATTACCATTGATCCTTTGTTCTTTTGATCCTGAAGCCATGAAAGCAGCCTTGGAAAAAGTGGGGGACGAAAGACCTCTCATATATGCAGTAAATGAAACTAACATCGAAGAAATGACTGCCCTGGCCATGGAATATAACTGCCCTATATGTGTATTTGCACCCAATGACTTGGAAAAAATGAAACAAATTAGCCACAATCTAAGGGAAAAAGGGATTGAAGACATAGTGCTGGATCCAGGTACCTATGTGGATGAAGGTGTAGGGGATAGTTTAGACAATTTCGTAATGATTCGCCGACTGGCAGTTGAAGAACGAGATGAAGACTTCCGATTCCCTTTACTAGGTATTCCTGCACTCACTTGGTTATATGAGAAGGATGAGATCAAAGGAGGTATAAAAGAAGCTACAATTGCTGCTATTCTCATGAACAAATATGCGGATGTATTAATATTCCACGGAACCGACATATGGGAATTAATACCTGTCCTTACTCTAAGACAGGGTTTATACACAGATCCAAGGAAACCACAAGCAGTAGATCCAGGTCTTTATGAATTTGGCGATTTGGATGAAAATTCTCCTGTTCTAATGACCACCAACTTTGCTTTAACCTTCTATACTGTGGAAGGAGACATAAAAGGGAAAGCCAATACTTATCTCTTGGTGCTTGACACTGAAGGTAGAGCCGTGGACGTGTCTCTGGCAGGGGGTCAACTAAATGCAGAGGCTGTTGCCGACCTTATTAAAGAAACAGGCATAGAAGATAAGGTAAAAACACGTAAACTCATAATTCCAGGATTGTCTGCACCCGTAAGTGGGGAAATAGAAGATGAAAGTGGATGGGAAGTTTTAGTTGGTCCAAGGGACTCATCAGGTATACCTGGATTCCTTGATGATATAAAGGAGAAATCATAAGGAATTCACCAACCTTATTTTTGGAAAAATCTAAAAGTGATAATATGAAAACTCTTATGGTAATTGACCCACAACGGTGTAGTGAATGCGAAGACTGCATCAACG is drawn from Methanobacterium sp. and contains these coding sequences:
- a CDS encoding acetyl-CoA decarbonylase/synthase complex subunit gamma yields the protein MQVTAMDIYRLLPQTNCEDCDVAACGEASCMAFATKLSEKETQLELCTELSEEAFNKLEALLAPAVREISIGTGDKTITIGGDEVLYRYELTYYNPTALVIDIADNLSDAEFTERVKTIEETEFERIGETLTLDAIALRNASKNPAKFADAAAKLKTTKLPLILCSFDPEAMKAALEKVGDERPLIYAVNETNIEEMTALAMEYNCPICVFAPNDLEKMKQISHNLREKGIEDIVLDPGTYVDEGVGDSLDNFVMIRRLAVEERDEDFRFPLLGIPALTWLYEKDEIKGGIKEATIAAILMNKYADVLIFHGTDIWELIPVLTLRQGLYTDPRKPQAVDPGLYEFGDLDENSPVLMTTNFALTFYTVEGDIKGKANTYLLVLDTEGRAVDVSLAGGQLNAEAVADLIKETGIEDKVKTRKLIIPGLSAPVSGEIEDESGWEVLVGPRDSSGIPGFLDDIKEKS